One genomic window of Methanosalsum zhilinae DSM 4017 includes the following:
- a CDS encoding DUF5714 domain-containing protein → MINSSTRPKQKSDCMVCGKDIEYLNQAVTARCHYCREEKETYLLCEKEHYVCNECHSRDAVEIIETFCLKTDLEDPFEIAETLMRHPEIPMHGPEHHALVPAVLIAAYQNHTGKKNEFTILEGIKRGRTIPGGYCGFYGACGAGIGTGVAVSVLTGATPLLPQERSHSLRATSRSLDMIADAGGPRCCKKAVRVALEEGVAYISEIFGLDWDQELEVSIRCDYYRYNKECDVKCKYKK, encoded by the coding sequence ATGATAAATTCAAGCACCAGGCCTAAACAAAAATCTGATTGTATGGTTTGCGGGAAGGATATTGAATATCTAAACCAGGCAGTAACTGCAAGATGTCACTATTGCAGAGAAGAGAAGGAGACCTATTTACTCTGTGAGAAGGAGCATTATGTATGCAATGAATGTCACTCCAGGGATGCAGTGGAAATAATTGAAACCTTCTGTTTAAAAACTGATCTTGAGGATCCTTTTGAGATCGCAGAAACCCTGATGCGCCATCCAGAGATTCCGATGCATGGGCCTGAACATCATGCACTTGTCCCTGCTGTGCTGATAGCCGCCTATCAGAATCATACAGGAAAAAAGAACGAATTCACAATTCTGGAAGGGATCAAGCGGGGAAGAACCATACCCGGGGGGTACTGTGGATTTTACGGAGCATGTGGAGCAGGTATAGGTACAGGAGTTGCAGTTAGTGTCCTGACAGGTGCCACCCCATTATTGCCCCAGGAGAGGTCGCATTCACTTCGGGCAACTTCCAGATCCCTTGATATGATCGCAGATGCCGGTGGACCCAGATGCTGTAAAAAAGCTGTACGTGTAGCTCTGGAAGAGGGAGTTGCATATATTTCTGAGATATTTGGACTTGACTGGGACCAGGAACTGGAAGTATCTATAAGATGCGATTATTACAGATACAATAAAGAATGCGACGTTAAATGCAAGTATAAAAAATGA
- a CDS encoding threonyl-tRNA synthetase editing domain-containing protein: MKMLMFDTEHFRFETHSKTLENAEDTRSQANIENAAVIFMHVEAVDEERQNKVIKKAVTNLRWYLNKLDKNRIVLHSFAHLSSSKSSPECAVEIISKIKEKLEQRDIEVHTTPFGYFSQFSIHVKGESLAKVFKEI; the protein is encoded by the coding sequence ATGAAAATGCTAATGTTTGATACTGAGCATTTCCGGTTTGAAACCCATAGCAAAACACTTGAAAATGCTGAAGATACCAGGAGTCAGGCAAATATAGAAAACGCAGCAGTTATATTTATGCATGTAGAAGCTGTGGACGAAGAAAGACAAAACAAGGTAATCAAAAAGGCGGTAACCAACCTTAGATGGTACCTTAATAAGCTAGACAAGAATAGAATAGTCCTCCATTCTTTTGCACATCTCTCATCCAGTAAATCTTCACCTGAATGTGCTGTGGAGATTATTTCAAAGATAAAAGAAAAACTGGAACAGAGAGATATAGAAGTACATACTACACCATTTGGATACTTCTCCCAGTTCTCAATACATGTAAAAGGAGAATCTCTTGCAAAGGTGTTCAAAGAGATATAA